A stretch of Lathyrus oleraceus cultivar Zhongwan6 chromosome 6, CAAS_Psat_ZW6_1.0, whole genome shotgun sequence DNA encodes these proteins:
- the LOC127095398 gene encoding zinc finger BED domain-containing protein RICESLEEPER 1-like, translating to MEISNDSGTKKPKRLTSVVWNHFERIRKADICYAVCLHCNKRLSGSSNSGTTHLKNHLMRCLKRSNFDVSQLLTVKRRKKDNTVSLANISFDEGQRKEEYIKPAFVKFEPEHKKDEIINFVSSKFDQDRSQHDLARMIILHGYPLTLVEQVGFKVFVKNLQPLFEFLPNSNVEISCIEIYRREKEKVNEMINKLCGRINLSIEMWSSAENTSFLCLSAHYIDEKWTLQKKILNFLTLDSSYTEDLLPEVIIKCLDEWDIDCKLFALTLDDCSVDDDITLRIKERVSEKRPFLSTRQILDVRFAAHLIISIVQDAMDALHELIHLQQHLLNHLPLELLEYHPLLWKSKLQIPERHSSNSKTS from the coding sequence ATGGAAATATCAAATGATTCAGGCACTAAGAAACCAAAAAGGTTGACATCTGTTGTCTGGAATCACTTTGAAAGGATTAGAAAGGCTGATATATGCTATGCTGTTTGCCTACATTGTAACAAGAGGCTTAGTGGATCAAGCAACAGTGGAACTACTCATTTAAAAAATCACTTGATGCGGTGTCTGAAAAGATCAAACTTTGACGTTTCTCAACTACTTACAGTAAAGAGAAGGAAAAAAGATAATACTGTCAGCCTAGCAAACATTAGTTTTGATGAAGGTCAGAGGAAAGAAGAATATATAAAGCCAGCATTTGTCAAGTTTGAACCGGAACATAAGAAAGATGAAATCATTAACTTTGTAAGTAGTAAATTTGACCAGGATAGGAGTCAACATGATCTTGCTCGTATGATCATATTACATGGATACCCATTGACTTTGGTTGAACAAGTAGGGTTCAAAGTCTTTGTGAAGAACCTCCAGCCTCTCTTCGAGTTCTTGCCAAATAGCAACGTAGAGATTTCTTGTATAGAAATCTACAGGAGGGAGAAAGAGAAAGTGAATGAGATGATAAACAAATTATGTGGCAGGATCAATCTCTCCATCGAAATGTGGTCTTCGGCAGAAAATACATCATTTTTGTGTCTATCTGCGCATTATATTGATGAGAAATGGACATTGCAGAAGAAAATTTTGAACTTTCTTACACTTGACTCTTCTTACACTGAAGACTTGCTTCCAGAAGTGATTATCAAATGCCTTGATGAATGGGATATTGACTGCAAGCTATTTGCGTTGACTCTTGATGATTGTTCTGTTGACGATGACATCACTCTCCGAATCAAAGAGCGTGTTTCCGAGAAAAGGCCTTTCTTAAGTACTCGACAAATACTCGATGTGCGCTTTGCAGCACATCTCATAATTTCCATCGTTCAAGATGCCATGGATGCATTGCATGAGTTGATCCATCTGCAGCAGCACCTGCTTAATCACTTGCCATTGGAACTCCTGGAATATCACCCTCTCCTATGGAAAAGCAAGCTGCAAATACCAGAAAGACATTCATCAAATTCCAAGACGAGTTAA